A region of Pseudomonas saponiphila DNA encodes the following proteins:
- a CDS encoding DcrB-related protein: MSSYRIQEADLDIPDAWQDQSINIFKLPAVGGAQEASFVISRDPSQGDAAFADYVDRQLRSAEQQLPGFNLIKRWDFDMHGHAAVLLDYSWKREGRELMLRQVFVERKPAVLITTLTTTPQDLVHHEPAWKQVMQSLKPQP; the protein is encoded by the coding sequence TTGTCCTCCTATCGCATTCAAGAAGCCGATCTCGATATTCCCGACGCCTGGCAGGACCAGAGCATCAACATCTTCAAGCTGCCGGCCGTGGGCGGTGCCCAGGAAGCCAGCTTCGTCATCAGCCGCGACCCGAGCCAGGGCGATGCGGCTTTCGCCGATTATGTCGACCGACAGCTGCGCTCCGCCGAACAGCAACTGCCGGGCTTCAACCTGATCAAGCGCTGGGACTTCGACATGCACGGTCACGCCGCGGTGTTGCTGGACTACAGCTGGAAGCGCGAAGGCCGCGAGCTGATGCTGCGCCAGGTGTTCGTCGAGCGTAAGCCAGCGGTGCTGATCACCACCCTGACCACCACGCCGCAAGACCTGGTGCACCACGAACCCGCCTGGAAACAGGTCATGCAGAGCCTCAAGCCTCAGCCTTAG
- a CDS encoding hemolysin family protein, producing MDPSPGFTLASLFADFGMILFALILVLLNGFFVAAEFAMVKLRSTRVEAIAHKNGWRGQILRTVHSQLDAYLSACQLGITLASLGLGWVGEPAFAHLLEPLLGAVGVNSPEVIRGVSFFTAFFIISYLHIVVGELAPKSWAIRKPELLSLWTAVPLYLFYWLMYPAIYLLNASANTILRIAGQGEPGPHHEHHYSREELKLILHSSRGQDPSDQGMRVLASAVEMGELEVVDWANSREDLISVEFNAPLKEILALFRRHKFSRYPVYDSERNEFVGLLHIKDLLLELAALDHIPESFNLAELTRPLERVSRHMPLSQLLEQFRKGGSHFALVEEADGKVIGYLTMEDVLEVLVGDIQDEHRKTERGILAYQPGKLLVRGDTPLFKVERLLGIDLDHIEAETLAGLVYETLKRVPEEEEVLEVEGLRIIIKKMKGPKIILAKVLMLD from the coding sequence ATGGACCCTTCCCCTGGTTTTACCCTCGCGTCTCTGTTCGCCGACTTCGGCATGATTCTTTTTGCTCTGATCCTGGTCCTGCTCAACGGTTTTTTCGTTGCGGCGGAGTTCGCCATGGTCAAGCTGCGCTCGACCCGGGTCGAAGCCATCGCCCACAAGAACGGCTGGCGCGGGCAGATCCTGCGCACCGTGCACAGCCAGCTGGACGCCTACCTCTCGGCCTGCCAGCTGGGCATTACCCTGGCCTCCCTGGGCCTGGGCTGGGTCGGTGAACCGGCCTTCGCCCACCTGCTGGAGCCGCTGCTGGGCGCGGTGGGGGTCAATTCCCCGGAAGTGATCCGCGGCGTGTCGTTCTTCACCGCGTTCTTCATCATTTCCTACCTGCATATCGTGGTCGGCGAGCTGGCGCCCAAGTCCTGGGCGATCCGCAAGCCGGAGCTGCTGTCGCTGTGGACCGCGGTGCCGCTGTACCTGTTCTACTGGCTGATGTACCCGGCCATCTACCTGCTCAACGCCAGCGCCAACACCATCCTGCGCATCGCCGGCCAGGGCGAGCCCGGCCCGCACCACGAGCATCACTACAGCCGGGAAGAACTCAAGCTGATCCTGCACTCCAGCCGTGGCCAGGACCCCAGCGACCAGGGCATGCGCGTGCTGGCCTCGGCCGTGGAAATGGGCGAACTGGAAGTGGTGGACTGGGCCAACTCCCGGGAAGACCTGATCAGCGTCGAATTCAACGCGCCGCTCAAGGAAATCCTCGCCCTGTTCCGTCGTCACAAGTTCAGCCGCTACCCGGTCTACGACAGCGAGCGCAACGAGTTCGTCGGCCTGCTGCACATCAAGGACCTGCTGCTGGAACTGGCGGCCCTGGACCACATTCCCGAGTCGTTCAACCTGGCCGAGCTGACCCGCCCGCTGGAGCGCGTGTCGCGGCACATGCCGCTGTCGCAGCTGCTGGAGCAGTTCCGCAAGGGCGGTTCGCATTTCGCCCTGGTGGAAGAAGCCGACGGCAAGGTCATTGGCTACCTGACCATGGAAGACGTGCTGGAAGTGCTGGTGGGCGACATCCAGGACGAACACCGCAAGACCGAGCGCGGCATCCTCGCCTACCAGCCGGGCAAGCTGCTGGTGCGCGGTGACACGCCGCTGTTCAAGGTCGAGCGCCTGCTGGGCATCGACCTGGACCATATCGAAGCCGAAACCCTCGCCGGCCTGGTGTACGAAACCCTGAAACGGGTGCCGGAAGAGGAAGAAGTGCTGGAAGTCGAAGGCCTGCGCATCATCATCAAGAAGATGAAGGGGCCGAAGATCATCCTGGCCAAGGTGCTGATGCTGGATTGA
- the istA gene encoding IS21 family transposase, translated as MAAPRVAMRNIKECLRLKFEAGLSHEKIARALQLSKGVVSKYIAAARVAGLDWPALVAMDEAALAAALFAPTSTNKPRGERVLPDVLSIHRELRRKGVTLQLLWEEYLAAHAGQPTYRYTQFVEHYRRYAQTLKRSMRQLHRAGEKLFIDYAGPTLPVVDPATGEVRRAHIFVAALGASNYTYACATPGETQVDWLTSLGQALTYFGGVPEMVVPDNPRALVAQPDRYEPGLNRATLECARHYQTVILPARPRKPQDKAKAEVAVQVVERWIMARLRHRQFFSLHALNQAIAELLEDLNRRPFKRLDGCRRDWFERLDRPALRALPVHPYEVATFKRCKVSIDYHIEVNGSFYSVPSALARQNVDVRLTAHTLEVLHGNRRVASHLLLGRRGAYSTQREHMPAAHQAHREWTPQRLLDWGARIGPYTRQLIDHQLTHKPHPEMGYRACLGLLSLARRYGNARLEAAAERAVHLRAFTGRSVRNLLQQGLDQQPLPQRAAETTLPGDHENVRGADYYQPPQQELFDDAATHPESTAPATPGRHGPRPGRAMDAAGQPQPELR; from the coding sequence ATGGCGGCGCCGCGAGTAGCCATGCGAAACATCAAAGAATGTCTGCGCCTCAAGTTTGAGGCCGGCTTGTCCCACGAGAAGATTGCCCGTGCCTTGCAGCTGTCCAAGGGCGTGGTTAGCAAGTACATCGCGGCGGCGCGGGTGGCCGGGCTGGACTGGCCGGCGCTGGTGGCCATGGACGAGGCCGCGCTGGCGGCCGCCTTGTTTGCACCGACGTCGACGAACAAGCCGCGCGGTGAGCGAGTGCTGCCCGATGTGCTGAGCATCCACCGCGAGTTGCGACGCAAGGGCGTGACCTTGCAGCTGCTGTGGGAGGAATATCTCGCCGCGCATGCGGGCCAGCCGACCTACCGCTACACCCAGTTCGTCGAGCACTACCGGCGCTACGCCCAGACGCTCAAACGTTCGATGCGTCAGCTGCACCGTGCGGGCGAGAAGCTATTCATCGACTATGCCGGGCCGACGCTGCCGGTGGTCGACCCGGCCACCGGCGAAGTGCGCCGGGCGCACATCTTCGTCGCCGCCCTGGGCGCCTCGAATTACACCTATGCCTGCGCGACGCCAGGCGAAACCCAGGTGGACTGGCTGACCTCGCTGGGCCAGGCTCTGACCTACTTTGGCGGCGTGCCGGAAATGGTTGTGCCGGACAATCCGCGCGCCCTGGTCGCCCAGCCGGATCGCTACGAGCCGGGCCTGAACCGGGCCACGCTGGAGTGCGCGCGTCATTACCAGACGGTGATCCTGCCGGCACGGCCACGCAAGCCTCAGGACAAGGCCAAGGCCGAGGTGGCGGTGCAGGTGGTCGAGCGCTGGATCATGGCGCGGCTGCGCCATCGGCAGTTCTTCAGCCTGCATGCGCTTAACCAGGCCATCGCCGAGCTGCTGGAGGATCTGAATCGGCGCCCGTTCAAGCGGCTCGATGGCTGCCGGCGCGACTGGTTCGAGCGCCTGGATCGCCCGGCCTTGCGAGCGCTGCCGGTGCATCCCTACGAGGTCGCCACCTTCAAGCGCTGCAAGGTCAGCATCGACTACCACATCGAGGTCAATGGCAGCTTCTACAGCGTGCCCTCCGCCCTGGCCCGGCAGAACGTGGACGTGCGACTGACGGCACACACCCTGGAAGTGCTGCATGGCAACCGGCGGGTGGCCAGCCACCTGCTGCTGGGGCGACGCGGCGCTTACAGTACCCAGCGCGAGCACATGCCCGCGGCGCACCAGGCGCATCGCGAATGGACGCCACAACGCCTGCTCGACTGGGGCGCGCGGATCGGCCCCTACACGCGCCAACTGATCGATCACCAACTGACCCACAAGCCGCACCCGGAGATGGGCTACCGCGCCTGCCTCGGCCTGCTCTCGCTGGCCCGGCGCTATGGCAATGCACGCCTGGAAGCCGCTGCCGAACGTGCCGTACACCTGCGCGCCTTCACCGGGCGCAGCGTGCGCAACCTGCTCCAGCAAGGCCTGGATCAACAGCCGCTGCCCCAGCGTGCCGCCGAAACGACCTTACCCGGCGACCACGAGAACGTCCGTGGCGCCGACTACTACCAACCCCCGCAACAGGAGCTGTTCGATGATGCCGCAACACACCCTGAATCAACTGCACCAGCTACGCCTGGACGGCATGGCCCGCGCCCTGGAAGAGCAATGGACGCTGCCGGCCAGCCACAGCCTGAGCTTCGATGA
- the phoB gene encoding phosphate regulon transcriptional regulator PhoB: protein MVGRSILIVDDEAPIREMIAVALEMAGYDCMEAENSQQAHAIIVDRKPDLILLDWMLPGTSGIELARRLKRDELTGDIPIIMLTAKGEEDNKIQGLEVGADDYITKPFSPRELVARLKAVLRRAGPTDGEAPIEVGGLLLDPISHRVTIDGKPAEMGPTEYRLLQFFMTHQERAYTRGQLLDQVWGGNVYVEERTVDVHIRRLRKALGDAYENLVQTVRGTGYRFSTKA from the coding sequence ATGGTTGGCAGAAGCATTCTGATCGTTGACGACGAAGCGCCGATTCGCGAAATGATCGCCGTCGCGTTGGAAATGGCCGGCTATGACTGCATGGAGGCCGAGAACTCCCAGCAGGCCCATGCCATCATCGTCGACCGCAAGCCGGACCTGATCCTGCTGGACTGGATGCTCCCCGGCACCTCCGGCATCGAGCTGGCGCGACGCCTCAAGCGCGACGAACTGACCGGGGACATCCCGATCATCATGCTCACCGCCAAGGGCGAAGAGGACAACAAGATCCAGGGCCTGGAAGTCGGCGCCGACGACTACATCACCAAGCCGTTTTCCCCTCGCGAGCTGGTGGCCCGCCTCAAGGCCGTGCTGCGCCGCGCCGGTCCTACCGACGGCGAAGCGCCGATCGAAGTCGGCGGCCTGCTGCTGGACCCCATTAGCCACCGGGTGACCATCGACGGCAAGCCGGCGGAAATGGGCCCCACCGAATACCGCCTGCTGCAGTTCTTCATGACCCACCAGGAGCGCGCCTACACCCGTGGCCAACTGCTGGATCAGGTCTGGGGCGGCAATGTGTACGTCGAGGAACGCACCGTGGACGTGCACATCCGCCGGCTGCGCAAAGCCCTGGGTGACGCCTACGAGAATCTGGTACAAACCGTGCGCGGCACCGGCTATCGTTTTTCCACCAAGGCCTAA
- the ubiA gene encoding 4-hydroxybenzoate octaprenyltransferase, whose protein sequence is MYLSLLKSLNRLHPRAWDFLQLARMDKPIGIYLLLWPTLVALWIAAEGQPSLGHVLIFTFGVILTRAGGCAINDFADRKVDGQVKRTDQRPLATGKVSAKEALALFAILMGAAFLLVLCTNATTVWLSFGALALAACYPFMKRYTYYPQVVLGAAYSWGILMTFTAQNGELPATAWLLYIANLLWTVGYDTYYAMTDRDDDLKIGVKSTAILFGDADRVIILTLQGLSLGCLLMAGARFNLGGWFHLGLAVAAGCFAWEFWYTRDRDRLKCFKAFLHNHWAGMAIFIGVVLDFALR, encoded by the coding sequence ATGTACCTGAGCCTGCTCAAATCCCTCAATCGCCTGCACCCACGGGCCTGGGACTTCCTGCAACTGGCGCGCATGGACAAGCCGATCGGCATCTATCTGCTGCTGTGGCCGACCCTGGTGGCCCTGTGGATTGCCGCCGAGGGCCAGCCGTCCCTCGGCCATGTGCTGATTTTCACCTTCGGCGTGATCCTGACCCGGGCCGGCGGCTGCGCCATCAACGACTTCGCCGACCGCAAGGTCGACGGCCAGGTCAAGCGCACCGACCAGCGGCCCCTGGCCACCGGCAAGGTCAGCGCCAAGGAAGCCCTGGCGCTGTTCGCGATACTGATGGGCGCCGCCTTCCTGCTGGTGCTGTGCACCAACGCCACCACGGTCTGGCTGTCGTTCGGCGCCCTGGCCCTGGCCGCCTGCTACCCCTTCATGAAGCGCTACACCTATTACCCGCAGGTGGTCCTGGGCGCGGCCTATTCCTGGGGCATCCTGATGACCTTCACCGCGCAGAACGGCGAACTGCCGGCCACTGCATGGCTGCTGTACATCGCCAACCTGCTGTGGACCGTGGGCTACGACACCTACTACGCCATGACCGACCGCGACGACGACCTGAAGATCGGGGTCAAGTCCACGGCGATCCTGTTCGGCGATGCCGACCGGGTGATCATTCTCACCCTGCAGGGCCTGTCGCTGGGCTGCCTGCTGATGGCCGGGGCACGCTTTAATCTGGGAGGCTGGTTCCACCTCGGGTTGGCGGTGGCGGCGGGGTGTTTTGCCTGGGAGTTCTGGTACACCCGGGATCGCGACCGGTTGAAGTGCTTCAAGGCCTTCCTGCACAACCACTGGGCGGGCATGGCGATCTTTATCGGCGTGGTGCTGGATTTCGCGTTGCGCTGA
- a CDS encoding HU family DNA-binding protein, producing MRKPELAAAIAEKADLTKEQANRVLNAILEEITGALHRKDSVTLVGFGTFLQRHRGARTGKNPQTGEPVKIKASNTVAFKPGKSLKDSVNP from the coding sequence ATGCGTAAACCAGAACTCGCCGCAGCCATTGCTGAAAAAGCGGACCTGACCAAAGAGCAGGCCAATCGCGTGCTCAACGCGATCCTTGAGGAAATCACCGGGGCTCTGCACCGCAAAGACAGCGTCACCCTGGTCGGTTTTGGTACCTTCCTGCAACGTCACCGTGGCGCCCGTACCGGCAAGAACCCGCAAACCGGCGAACCGGTAAAGATCAAGGCCAGCAACACCGTGGCATTCAAGCCGGGCAAGTCGCTGAAAGACAGCGTCAACCCATAA
- the phoR gene encoding phosphate regulon sensor histidine kinase PhoR, producing MELLPKVNQNWHGTLIRHLLLLVTGCLLVGLISGYYGWSLAAGLGLYLAWTLKQLLRLHEWLRLHQPDEAPPDGYGLWGEVFDSIYHLQRRDQRVRGRLQAVIDRVQESTAALKDAVIMLDSDGNLEWWNRAAETLLGLKTPQDSGQPVTNLVRHPRFKEYFEQDNYAEPLEIPSPANDRVRIQLYITRYGNNEHLMLVRDVTRIHQLEQMRKDFIANVSHELRTPLTVICGYLETLLDNVEEVNPRWNRALQQMQQQGGRMQTLLNDLLLLAKLEATDYPSDNQPVPIDALLQSIKSDAQALSGERNQRITLEADASVQLKGSEAELRSAFSNLVFNAVKYTPAEGNIRIRWWGDEQGAHLSVQDSGIGIDNKHLPRLTERFYRVDSSRNSNTGGTGLGLAIVKHVLLRHRARLEISSVLGHGSTFTCHFAPAQVKKTAATRLTEQR from the coding sequence ATGGAGCTGCTCCCCAAAGTGAATCAAAACTGGCATGGCACCCTGATTCGCCACCTGTTGCTGCTGGTCACCGGCTGCCTGTTGGTGGGTCTGATCAGCGGCTACTACGGCTGGAGCCTGGCCGCCGGCCTGGGCCTCTACCTGGCCTGGACCCTCAAGCAGCTGCTGCGCCTGCACGAATGGCTGCGCCTGCATCAACCCGATGAAGCGCCGCCCGATGGCTACGGCCTGTGGGGCGAAGTGTTCGACAGCATCTACCACCTGCAACGCCGCGATCAGCGGGTGCGCGGGCGCCTGCAGGCGGTGATCGACCGGGTCCAGGAGTCCACCGCGGCCCTGAAAGACGCGGTGATCATGCTCGACAGCGACGGCAACCTGGAATGGTGGAACCGCGCCGCCGAGACCCTGCTGGGGCTCAAGACGCCCCAGGACAGCGGCCAGCCGGTGACCAACCTGGTGCGCCATCCGCGCTTCAAGGAGTACTTCGAGCAGGACAACTACGCCGAACCGTTGGAGATTCCCTCCCCCGCCAATGACCGGGTACGCATCCAGCTGTACATCACCCGCTATGGCAACAACGAACACCTGATGCTGGTGCGCGACGTGACCCGCATCCACCAGCTGGAACAGATGCGCAAGGACTTCATCGCCAACGTGTCCCACGAGCTGCGCACCCCGCTGACGGTGATCTGCGGCTACCTGGAAACCCTGCTGGACAACGTCGAGGAAGTGAACCCGCGCTGGAACCGCGCCCTGCAGCAGATGCAGCAGCAAGGCGGGCGCATGCAGACCCTGCTCAACGACCTGCTGTTGCTGGCCAAGCTGGAAGCCACCGACTATCCCTCGGACAACCAGCCGGTGCCCATCGATGCGCTGCTGCAATCGATCAAGAGCGATGCCCAGGCGCTGTCCGGCGAACGCAACCAGCGCATCACCCTGGAAGCCGACGCCTCGGTACAGCTCAAGGGCAGCGAAGCGGAACTGCGCAGCGCCTTCTCCAACCTGGTGTTCAACGCGGTGAAATACACCCCGGCCGAAGGCAACATCCGCATTCGCTGGTGGGGCGATGAACAGGGCGCACACCTGAGCGTGCAGGATTCGGGGATCGGCATCGACAACAAGCACCTGCCGCGCCTCACCGAACGCTTCTACCGGGTGGATTCGAGCCGCAACTCCAACACCGGCGGCACCGGCCTGGGCCTGGCCATCGTCAAGCACGTGCTGCTGCGCCACCGCGCGCGCCTGGAAATCAGCAGCGTGCTGGGCCACGGCAGTACCTTTACCTGCCATTTCGCCCCGGCCCAGGTGAAAAAAACCGCGGCCACCCGCCTGACCGAACAGCGCTGA
- a CDS encoding COG4315 family predicted lipoprotein, whose translation MTLFKQSLKVLLVGAVLALPTFALAAEPAMSKDGMLVDHKGMTLYTFAKDADGKSMCNDKCAANWPPLMAEGTDKAMGKWTLVKRDDGKLQWAYDGKPLYGFVMDKKAGDMTGDGKMDGAWKVAKSD comes from the coding sequence ATGACTCTGTTCAAGCAATCGTTGAAAGTCCTGCTGGTGGGCGCGGTCCTGGCCCTGCCGACCTTCGCCCTGGCCGCCGAGCCGGCGATGAGCAAGGACGGCATGCTGGTGGATCACAAGGGCATGACCCTCTACACCTTTGCCAAGGATGCCGATGGCAAGTCGATGTGCAATGACAAATGCGCCGCCAACTGGCCGCCGCTGATGGCCGAAGGCACTGACAAGGCCATGGGCAAGTGGACGCTGGTCAAGCGCGACGACGGCAAGCTGCAATGGGCCTATGACGGCAAGCCGCTGTACGGCTTCGTGATGGACAAGAAGGCCGGCGACATGACCGGAGACGGCAAGATGGACGGCGCCTGGAAGGTTGCCAAATCCGATTAG
- the istB gene encoding IS21-like element IS1474 family helper ATPase IstB, with protein sequence MMPQHTLNQLHQLRLDGMARALEEQWTLPASHSLSFDERLGLLLDRELAWRDNQRLVRLRKKAKLKYANACLEDLDRRTGRALDERLIATLASGDWIRQQHNLLLTGPTGAGKTWLACALGNQACRQGYSTLYLRTPRLLEQLRIAHGDGSFGRTLQQLAKVDVLVLDDWALAPLEEGARHDLLEVIDDRAGSRSTILTSQLPIEHWHGWINDPTLADAILDRLVHNAYRLTMKGESLRRKKAEEQAAS encoded by the coding sequence ATGATGCCGCAACACACCCTGAATCAACTGCACCAGCTACGCCTGGACGGCATGGCCCGCGCCCTGGAAGAGCAATGGACGCTGCCGGCCAGCCACAGCCTGAGCTTCGATGAACGCCTCGGCCTACTGCTCGACCGCGAACTGGCCTGGCGTGACAACCAGCGCCTGGTACGGCTGCGCAAGAAGGCCAAGCTCAAGTACGCCAACGCCTGCCTGGAAGATCTCGACCGCCGCACCGGACGCGCCCTGGACGAGCGTCTGATCGCCACCCTGGCCAGTGGCGACTGGATCCGCCAGCAGCACAACCTGCTGCTGACCGGCCCGACCGGTGCCGGCAAAACCTGGCTGGCCTGCGCCCTGGGCAACCAGGCCTGCCGCCAGGGCTATAGCACCCTGTACCTGCGCACCCCGCGCCTGCTGGAACAACTGCGCATCGCTCATGGCGACGGCAGCTTCGGCCGTACCCTGCAACAGCTGGCAAAGGTCGACGTCCTGGTGCTGGACGACTGGGCGCTAGCCCCGCTGGAGGAAGGAGCCCGGCATGACCTGCTGGAGGTGATCGACGACCGCGCTGGCAGCCGCTCCACCATCCTGACGAGCCAACTGCCCATCGAGCACTGGCACGGCTGGATCAACGACCCGACCCTGGCCGATGCCATCCTCGACCGCCTGGTGCACAACGCCTACCGACTGACGATGAAAGGCGAGTCGCTGCGCCGAAAAAAAGCCGAGGAACAAGCCGCATCGTGA
- a CDS encoding NAD(P)/FAD-dependent oxidoreductase, whose protein sequence is MSAPVVIVGTGLAGYNLAREFRKLDGQTPLLLITADDGRSYSKPMLSTGFGKNKDADGLSMAEPGAMADQLKAEVRTHTRISGIDPGHKRLWIGEEAVTYRDLILAWGAETVRVPVQGDASELIFPINDLEDYARFRHAAAGKRRVLLLGAGLIGCEFANDLILGGYSVDLVAPCEQVMPTLLHPAAAAAVQAGLESLGARFHLGPVLNRLQRSGDGLEAHLSDGQVIACDLVVSAIGLRPRIDLAAAAGLLVNRGVVVDRELKTSHANIYALGDCAEVDGLNLLYVMPLMNCARALAQTLAGKPTAVSYGPMPITVKTPVCPLVVSPPPRGAEGVWSVEGQGADLKVLCRDASGQLLGYALTGAAVMEKLALNKELPALLA, encoded by the coding sequence ATGAGCGCACCGGTGGTGATCGTGGGGACAGGCCTGGCGGGTTACAACCTGGCCCGGGAATTTCGCAAGCTCGACGGCCAGACGCCGCTCTTGCTGATCACTGCCGATGACGGCCGTTCCTATTCCAAGCCGATGCTCTCCACCGGTTTCGGCAAGAACAAGGATGCCGACGGCCTGAGCATGGCCGAGCCCGGCGCCATGGCCGACCAGCTCAAGGCCGAGGTGCGCACCCACACCCGCATCAGCGGCATCGACCCGGGCCACAAGCGCCTGTGGATCGGTGAAGAGGCGGTGACCTATCGCGATCTGATCCTGGCCTGGGGCGCGGAAACCGTGCGCGTACCGGTGCAGGGCGACGCATCCGAGCTGATCTTTCCCATCAACGACCTGGAAGACTACGCACGCTTTCGCCACGCTGCCGCCGGCAAGCGCCGGGTGCTGTTGCTGGGGGCCGGGCTGATCGGCTGCGAGTTCGCCAACGACCTGATCCTCGGCGGCTACAGCGTGGATCTGGTAGCGCCGTGCGAGCAGGTGATGCCGACGCTGCTGCACCCGGCCGCCGCGGCGGCGGTCCAGGCCGGACTGGAAAGCCTCGGCGCGCGCTTCCATCTGGGCCCGGTACTCAACCGCCTGCAACGCAGCGGCGACGGCCTGGAGGCCCATCTGTCCGATGGTCAGGTGATCGCCTGCGACCTGGTGGTTTCCGCCATTGGCCTGCGCCCGCGCATCGATCTGGCGGCGGCGGCCGGGCTGCTGGTCAATCGCGGCGTGGTGGTGGACCGCGAGCTGAAGACTTCCCACGCAAACATCTACGCCCTGGGCGATTGCGCCGAGGTCGATGGCCTCAACCTGCTGTACGTGATGCCGCTGATGAACTGTGCCCGGGCGCTGGCCCAGACCCTGGCCGGCAAGCCGACGGCGGTCAGCTACGGGCCGATGCCGATCACCGTGAAGACCCCGGTCTGCCCGCTGGTGGTATCGCCGCCACCGCGGGGCGCCGAGGGTGTCTGGAGCGTCGAAGGGCAGGGCGCCGACCTCAAGGTGCTGTGCCGTGACGCCAGCGGCCAGCTGCTGGGCTACGCCCTGACCGGGGCGGCGGTGATGGAAAAACTGGCCCTGAACAAGGAACTCCCGGCCCTGCTGGCTTAA
- a CDS encoding rubredoxin has protein sequence MKKWQCVVCGLIYNEAEGWPDDGILPGTRWEDVPEDWLCPDCGVGKADFEMIEIA, from the coding sequence ATGAAAAAGTGGCAATGTGTGGTCTGCGGCCTGATCTATAACGAAGCGGAAGGCTGGCCGGACGACGGTATTTTGCCGGGGACCCGCTGGGAAGATGTACCCGAGGACTGGCTCTGCCCGGACTGCGGCGTGGGCAAGGCGGATTTCGAAATGATCGAGATCGCTTGA
- a CDS encoding chorismate--pyruvate lyase family protein, producing MPHSMPPAPAPTWLAQNRLSPFPGAAVANWLFDEGSLTRRLTRLSQNGFSVTPLVEEWQTLRHDECLALDLPEHSIGWVREVYLRGHGEAWVFARSVAARSALEDGGLNIDELGSRSLGELLFCDQAFARRPIEVCRYPQAWLPDAVASDGLWGRRSRFDRGPLSLLVAEVFLPSLWCAIQAQPEAC from the coding sequence GTGCCGCACTCAATGCCCCCCGCTCCGGCCCCCACCTGGCTGGCGCAAAACCGTCTGTCCCCCTTCCCCGGCGCAGCCGTGGCCAACTGGCTGTTCGATGAAGGGTCGCTGACCCGGCGCCTGACCCGACTGTCGCAAAACGGCTTCAGCGTCACGCCGCTGGTGGAAGAATGGCAAACCCTGCGCCACGACGAATGCCTCGCCCTGGACCTGCCCGAACACAGCATCGGCTGGGTCCGCGAGGTGTACCTGCGGGGCCACGGCGAGGCGTGGGTCTTCGCCCGCAGCGTCGCCGCCCGCAGTGCCCTGGAAGACGGTGGCTTGAACATCGATGAACTGGGCAGCCGCTCCCTGGGCGAACTGCTGTTCTGCGACCAGGCCTTTGCCCGCCGTCCCATCGAGGTCTGCCGCTATCCACAGGCCTGGCTGCCCGACGCGGTGGCCAGCGACGGACTCTGGGGCCGTCGCTCGCGCTTCGATCGCGGCCCCTTGAGCCTGCTGGTGGCCGAAGTCTTCCTGCCCAGCCTGTGGTGCGCCATCCAAGCCCAACCGGAGGCCTGCTGA